A single Antechinus flavipes isolate AdamAnt ecotype Samford, QLD, Australia chromosome 5, AdamAnt_v2, whole genome shotgun sequence DNA region contains:
- the LOC127564659 gene encoding olfactory receptor 2A5-like, whose translation MWKNQTLITEFILLGFPVRPEIQIFLFVIFSLFYVITLLGNGIILGLICLDSHLHIPMYFFLSHLAIVDMSYASNNVPKMLVNLLNKDRGISFAPCIMQIFLYLAFALVECLILVVMSYDRYVAICHPLRYTVILSWRLCITLTIISWAFSFLLALIHVILLLRLPFCGPREVNHFFCEILSVLKLACADTSLNQLVIFTACVFILVGPLCLVLISYMRILYAILKIQSGEGRKKAFSTCSSHLCVVGLFYGSAIILYMTPKTSHPEEQQKILSLFYSLINPMLNPLIYSLRNAEVKGALRRVLGKKKQSQNM comes from the coding sequence atgtggaaaaatcaaACATTGATCACAGAATTTATCCTTCTGGGATTTCCCGTCAGGCCAGAAATACAGATATTCCTCTTTGTGATCTTCTCCTTGTTTTATGTTATCACTCTTCTGGGGAATGGCATCATCCTGGGACTCATCTGTCTGGACTCCCATCTTCATATTCCCATGTACTTCTTCCTCTCACATCTGGCCATTGTCGACATGTCCTATGCCTCAAACAACGTACCCAAAATGCTTGTGAACCTACTGAATAAGGACAGAGGCATCTCCTTTGCTCCCTGCATTATgcagatttttttgtatttagctTTTGCCCTTGTGGAGTGTCTTATCTTGGTGGTGATGTCCTATGATCGTTATGTAGCAATCTGCCATCCCCTCAGATATACTGTCATCCTGAGCTGGAGATTGTGCATTACTCTGACCATCATTTCCTGGGCATTCAGCTTCCTCCTTGCTCTGATCCATGTGATTCTCCTTTTGAGGCTACCCTTCTGCGGACCCAGGGAAGTCAACCACTTCTTCTGTGAGATCCTGTCTGTGCTCAAGCTTGCTTGTGCTGATACTAGTCTTAACCAGCTAGTTATCTTTACAGCCTGTGTGTTTATCCTAGTTGGACCTCTCTGCTTAGTTCTGATTTCCTATATGCGCATTCTCTATGCCATCCTGAAGATCCAgtctggggaaggaagaaagaaagcattctCTACCTGCTCCTCCCACCTCTGTGTAGTTGGGCTCTTCTATGGTAGTGCCATCATACTATACATGACCCCCAAAACCAGCCATCCTGAGGAGCAGCAGAAAATCCTCTCCCTATTTTATAGCCTCATTAACCCTATGCTGAATCCCCTGATCTACAGCCTGAGGAATGCAGAGGTGAAAGGTGCTCTGAGAAGAGtgttggggaagaaaaaacaatCCCAAAACATGTGA
- the LOC127564714 gene encoding olfactory receptor 2A5-like — MWKNQTLIIEFILLGFPVRPEIEIFLFVIFSLFYAVTLLGNGIILGLICLDSHLHIPMYFFLSHLAIVDMSYASNNVPKMLVNLLNKDRGISFAPCIMQIFLYLAFAHVECLILVVMSYDRYVAICHPLRYTVIMSWRLCITLTIISWSFSFLLALVHVILILRLPFCGPREVNHFFCEILSVLKLACADTRLNQLVIFTACVFILVGPLCLVLISYMRILYAILRIQSGEGRKKAFSTCSSHLCVVGLFFGSAIIMYMTPNSSHPEEQQKILSLFYSLFNPMLNPLIYSLRNAEVKGALRRVLGKENPSLNM, encoded by the coding sequence atgtggaaaaatcaaACATTGATCATAGAATTTATACTTCTGGGATTTCCCGTCAGGCCAGAAATAGAGATATTCCTCTTTGTGATCTTCTCCTTGTTTTATGCTGTCACTCTTCTGGGGAATGGCATCATCCTGGGACTCATCTGTCTGGACTCCCATCTCCATATTCCCATGTACTTCTTCCTCTCACATCTGGCCATTGTTGACATGTCCTATGCTTCAAACAATGTACCCAAGATGCTTGTGAACCTACTGAATAAGGACAGAGGCATCTCCTTTGCTCCCTGCATTATgcagatttttttgtatttagctTTTGCCCATGTGGAGTGTCTTATCTTGGTGGTGATGTCCTATGATCGTTATGTAGCAATCTGCCATCCCCTCAGATATACTGTCATCATGAGTTGGAGATTGTGCATTACTCTGACCATCATTTCCTGGTCATTCAGCTTCCTCCTTGCTCTGGTCCATGTGATTCTCATTCTGAGGCTGCCCTTCTGTGGACCCCGGGAAGTCAACCACTTCTTCTGTGAGATCCTGTCTGTGCTCAAGCTTGCTTGTGCTGATACTAGACTTAACCAGCTAGTTATCTTTACAGCCTGTGTGTTCATCCTAGTTGGACCTCTCTGCTTAGTTCTGATTTCCTACATGCGCATTCTCTATGCCATCCTGAGGATCCAgtctggggaaggaagaaagaaagcattctCTACCTGCTCCTCCCACCTCTGTGTAGTTGGGCTCTTCTTTGGCAGTGCCATCATAATGTACATGACCCCCAACTCCAGCCATCCTGAGGAGCAGCAGAAAATcctctccttattttatagtctCTTTAACCCTATGCTGAATCCCTTGATTTATAGCCTGAGGAATGCAGAGGTGAAAGGTGCTCTAAGGAGAGTATTGGGGAAGGAAAACCCTTCCCTAAATATGTAA